From a single Candidatus Bathyarchaeota archaeon genomic region:
- a CDS encoding translation initiation factor, which produces MAEVCSTCGLPKDLCVCGEIEKEQQRIRIRLETRKFGKATTIIDGMDDKNNNLQAVAQKLKTFCACGGTHKNGQIMLQGDHRDRVKEFLIKAGYPEENIELQ; this is translated from the coding sequence ATGGCTGAAGTTTGTTCAACATGCGGACTCCCCAAGGACTTATGCGTTTGTGGAGAAATAGAGAAAGAGCAGCAACGTATTCGCATACGCCTTGAAACCAGAAAATTTGGTAAAGCAACCACCATAATCGACGGCATGGACGACAAAAACAACAACCTCCAAGCCGTCGCACAGAAACTCAAAACCTTCTGTGCTTGTGGCGGAACACACAAAAACGGGCAAATCATGCTACAAGGCGACCACCGCGACCGCGTCAAAGAATTCCTCATAAAAGCAGGCTATCCAGAGGAAAACATCGAACTCCAATAA
- a CDS encoding transcription initiation factor IIB: MSIKKEAPKTTTRQVDKCPECGGQNLVHDYDTGETVCGDCGLVCYEQMMDKGPEWRAFTQEEKASRSRVGVPTSYSVHDKGLSTAISQVDRDAFGRKLPLSTRLQMWRLRKWQIRSRVHSSIDRNLAQAMAELDRLSDKVYIPPPIKEKAAVVYRKALDKGLVRGRSIAAIAAAALYAACRGSGTPRTLREIAEASLVDKKDVARCYRLLLRELEVHMPIADPLTYVSKIAEKTGISGRTQGAAINILREARRKRAAAGKDPMGLAAAALYIACLQNNEKKTQKDIAEAAGVTEVTVRNRYKTLKKQLNLELPD, from the coding sequence GTGAGCATAAAAAAAGAAGCACCTAAAACAACCACACGACAGGTTGACAAGTGTCCAGAATGCGGCGGACAAAACCTGGTTCACGATTACGACACGGGAGAAACCGTATGCGGCGACTGTGGGCTTGTTTGCTACGAGCAAATGATGGATAAAGGCCCAGAATGGCGCGCCTTCACCCAAGAAGAAAAAGCATCCAGAAGCCGTGTTGGTGTCCCCACCTCTTACTCAGTCCACGACAAAGGCTTATCCACAGCCATCAGCCAAGTGGACCGCGACGCGTTTGGCAGAAAACTCCCATTATCCACCCGACTCCAGATGTGGCGTCTGCGCAAATGGCAAATCCGAAGCAGAGTCCACTCATCCATCGACCGCAACCTTGCACAAGCCATGGCAGAACTCGACCGCTTAAGCGACAAAGTCTACATCCCACCGCCAATCAAAGAAAAAGCAGCCGTCGTCTACCGCAAAGCACTCGATAAAGGCTTAGTCCGAGGCCGCTCAATCGCAGCCATAGCTGCAGCTGCATTGTATGCTGCATGCCGCGGCAGCGGAACACCCAGAACGTTGCGCGAAATCGCTGAAGCCAGCTTAGTCGACAAAAAAGACGTCGCACGCTGCTACAGGCTGCTGCTCCGAGAGTTAGAAGTTCACATGCCCATCGCAGATCCACTGACGTACGTTTCAAAGATCGCGGAGAAAACAGGCATTTCAGGTCGAACTCAGGGTGCTGCAATCAACATACTGCGAGAAGCCAGACGTAAACGTGCCGCCGCAGGTAAAGACCCGATGGGTTTAGCTGCCGCCGCCCTCTACATTGCTTGTTTGCAGAACAATGAAAAGAAGACTCAAAAAGACATCGCTGAAGCTGCAGGCGTAACTGAGGTTACAGTGAGAAACCGCTACAAGACGCTCAAGAAGCAACTCAACTTAGAGTTACCTGACTAA
- a CDS encoding acyltransferase family protein, whose product MHPLQTQNQSTSAIPVDLIRTVAILGVLLLHAANDLTIQVINDLEIWRWCIVDVYQSVGRMGVPLFVMLTGALLLAPSKNEDLGVFFKKRFARIGLPFIFWAVAYFLWDIYVEGQQVTQGFIVQGILTGPYFQFWYLYMLMGLYLLTPLLRLMVPHMTDKLFKYFMVIWFVGVSLVPLLELATPYDFNPNLFAIPGYVGYFLLGAYLVNVRVKRSTLVALLCVGIALTAIGTFQMSRTVGGGTSFYFQEYLSPTMILSSISLFLLLNTFRTPCDQPVEQSWRKRIMRAISENTLGIYLFHMMVIYAFQNGFFGFSLNGNTVNSIVGVPLMVGLVLVVCLAVLVPLKRVPVLKRLIV is encoded by the coding sequence GTGCACCCTCTGCAAACACAGAACCAATCAACCTCAGCGATCCCTGTAGACTTGATCCGAACCGTCGCCATACTGGGCGTTCTTCTGCTTCACGCCGCCAACGACCTAACCATCCAAGTCATAAACGACTTAGAAATCTGGCGATGGTGCATCGTAGATGTCTACCAAAGTGTAGGACGCATGGGCGTTCCCCTCTTTGTGATGTTAACTGGTGCCTTGCTTTTGGCGCCCTCGAAGAATGAGGATTTAGGCGTGTTTTTCAAGAAGCGGTTTGCACGCATCGGGTTGCCGTTCATTTTCTGGGCGGTTGCCTATTTCCTCTGGGACATCTACGTTGAAGGCCAACAGGTGACACAGGGCTTCATCGTACAGGGCATCTTGACTGGGCCATACTTCCAGTTCTGGTACCTCTACATGCTTATGGGTCTCTACTTACTCACGCCTTTACTACGTTTGATGGTGCCTCACATGACGGATAAACTCTTCAAGTACTTCATGGTGATATGGTTCGTGGGCGTCTCGCTGGTGCCCTTATTGGAGCTTGCAACTCCGTACGATTTTAACCCCAACCTCTTCGCCATTCCGGGTTATGTGGGTTACTTCCTTTTGGGCGCTTACCTTGTTAATGTGCGGGTGAAGCGGTCGACCTTGGTGGCTTTGCTGTGTGTGGGTATTGCGTTAACTGCGATAGGCACTTTCCAGATGTCTAGAACCGTGGGCGGTGGAACAAGCTTCTACTTCCAAGAATACCTAAGCCCAACCATGATTCTGTCTTCGATTTCATTGTTTCTGCTACTGAACACCTTCCGAACACCCTGCGACCAACCTGTGGAGCAGTCGTGGCGTAAGCGGATTATGCGGGCAATCAGCGAAAACACGTTAGGCATCTACCTCTTTCACATGATGGTGATCTATGCCTTCCAAAACGGGTTCTTCGGTTTCTCTTTAAACGGAAACACAGTTAACTCGATTGTGGGGGTTCCGTTGATGGTTGGGTTGGTTTTGGTGGTTTGTTTGGCGGTGTTGGTTCCACTCAAGAGGGTGCCTGTATTAAAGAGGCTGATCGTCTGA
- a CDS encoding tyrosine-type recombinase/integrase — protein sequence MPTEERIDKIISRCSLKYVTIFQISKHGLRPDEVSKIVLRDVDLQRGLLYVRSSKLGADRTIKLKEYAHDNLRTYINKKQITALDCPLFPDADILRDQWNSYRKRAYLNFKDVELLKIRLYDLRHWFATTEYIKTRDILHVKYLLGHRHIESTMVYVHLAQGLVNSTDDYICKIAKNLNEACLLIESGFEYIVEMDGVKLFRKRK from the coding sequence GTGCCTACTGAAGAGAGAATTGATAAAATTATTAGTCGTTGTAGTTTAAAGTATGTCACTATTTTTCAGATAAGTAAGCATGGGTTAAGACCTGATGAGGTATCAAAGATTGTTCTAAGAGATGTTGACCTTCAAAGAGGCTTACTTTATGTTCGGTCTTCAAAACTTGGAGCAGATAGAACAATCAAACTAAAAGAATATGCTCATGACAATCTGAGAACTTACATCAATAAAAAACAGATCACTGCTCTAGACTGTCCATTATTTCCTGATGCGGATATACTTAGAGACCAATGGAATTCTTATAGAAAAAGGGCTTACTTGAACTTCAAAGATGTTGAACTTTTAAAGATACGATTATATGACCTAAGACATTGGTTTGCCACTACAGAGTACATTAAAACTAGAGATATACTTCATGTAAAGTATCTGTTAGGGCATCGACATATTGAGAGTACTATGGTTTATGTTCACTTAGCTCAAGGACTTGTTAACTCAACAGACGATTACATTTGCAAGATAGCAAAGAATCTCAATGAAGCTTGTTTACTTATCGAATCTGGTTTTGAGTACATTGTTGAAATGGATGGCGTTAAACTGTTTAGAAAGAGGAAGTAG
- a CDS encoding cation:proton antiporter — MAVAVVAAGIIGIKTKVSSSIFEVLAGILIANVLGITVASWLDFLGTFGGLVLTFLAGAEVEFILLRKQAKQSFGLGTVAFLAPLIGIIGVLTLFTDWSWQAKLAVLKSLYY, encoded by the coding sequence GTGGCAGTAGCCGTTGTAGCAGCAGGTATAATCGGCATCAAAACAAAAGTTTCCTCCTCCATCTTTGAAGTCCTCGCGGGAATTTTAATAGCCAACGTTTTAGGCATAACAGTTGCTTCATGGCTTGATTTTCTGGGCACCTTCGGCGGTTTAGTCTTAACTTTTCTTGCAGGCGCTGAAGTAGAATTCATCCTTCTACGAAAACAAGCAAAACAAAGTTTTGGGTTGGGTACTGTAGCTTTCCTTGCACCCCTTATAGGCATAATCGGAGTCCTTACTCTGTTTACTGATTGGAGTTGGCAGGCAAAACTTGCGGTTTTGAAATCGCTATACTATTAA
- a CDS encoding site-specific DNA-methyltransferase: protein MPSQHRIIIGNSQQMPEIESGSVQLMVTSPPYPMIAMWDELFCKEPKIAQLWPKLEKEGDDEAVRKIYDAMHEALGKVWAETYRVLSDGGIAAINVGDATRSINGKFQLFPNHSRIIEVCEKIGYTTLPYILWKKPTTKPKYKGKGAFLGSGFLPPNAYVTLDCEFILLFRKGKLRKFTPHHAERYESKFTKSERDEWFSQIWDFKGTRQTVSDLERRTAAFPDEVAERLIRMFSVKGETVLDPFLGSGTTIKVAIKTDRNSVGVEVDENMLPIINQKISTYKTKKGADVQITKR from the coding sequence ATGCCCAGCCAGCACCGAATAATCATCGGCAACAGCCAACAAATGCCTGAAATCGAAAGCGGCAGCGTCCAGTTGATGGTTACTTCTCCACCTTACCCCATGATAGCTATGTGGGATGAACTATTCTGCAAGGAGCCAAAAATCGCGCAACTATGGCCAAAGCTGGAGAAGGAAGGAGACGACGAGGCGGTGCGGAAAATCTACGATGCCATGCATGAAGCTCTGGGTAAAGTTTGGGCGGAAACCTACCGCGTCCTCTCCGACGGAGGAATCGCAGCTATAAACGTCGGCGACGCCACCCGAAGCATAAACGGCAAATTCCAACTTTTCCCCAACCACAGCCGCATAATTGAAGTCTGCGAAAAAATCGGCTACACCACTTTACCCTACATTCTGTGGAAAAAACCTACAACTAAACCAAAGTACAAGGGGAAAGGCGCATTTCTGGGGTCAGGTTTCCTGCCGCCTAACGCTTACGTCACTTTGGATTGCGAGTTTATTCTGCTGTTTCGGAAAGGTAAACTGCGCAAATTCACACCACACCACGCAGAGCGTTACGAAAGCAAATTTACCAAGAGTGAGCGTGATGAGTGGTTTAGTCAAATCTGGGACTTCAAAGGTACTCGCCAAACAGTAAGCGACTTGGAGCGTCGAACTGCGGCTTTTCCCGATGAAGTGGCGGAAAGGCTGATTCGCATGTTTAGCGTGAAGGGCGAAACTGTGCTGGATCCCTTTTTGGGTTCGGGAACAACCATTAAAGTTGCCATAAAGACAGACCGCAACAGTGTAGGCGTTGAAGTGGATGAAAACATGTTGCCCATAATTAACCAAAAAATAAGCACCTACAAAACAAAAAAAGGCGCCGACGTACAGATAACCAAACGCTAA
- a CDS encoding type II toxin-antitoxin system mRNA interferase toxin, RelE/StbE family yields the protein MKKSFELIFTKEFLKKLKHLDRQTQIRLIKELKILEDKPFVGKQLVGRLSELKSFRAGDYRVIYKVSEQKIIVLTVGHRKKVYDQ from the coding sequence ATGAAAAAGAGCTTTGAACTCATCTTCACCAAAGAATTTCTAAAAAAGCTCAAACACCTCGACAGGCAAACACAAATCCGATTAATAAAAGAACTAAAGATTCTAGAAGACAAACCATTCGTCGGTAAACAATTGGTTGGACGTTTAAGTGAACTCAAGTCCTTTCGGGCTGGCGATTACAGAGTCATTTATAAAGTCTCTGAGCAGAAAATTATTGTTCTAACCGTTGGTCACCGCAAAAAAGTCTACGACCAATGA
- a CDS encoding radical SAM protein → MTQITIRKESATSSSPLLYAKAQAQKKSCAHMHQTLPIPESPAHFRFNKIELTVKSECNVGSNYCDSSSALTESKVLTSKDAIQQVRIAANQDPHLNAIDISGTGDALNSEVTYKTLRLIAQEFPHFTRSITTNGLLLPRKLSLLEELEVTAIRVNVNAVDAEVGAKMYSYVRLNGKTLRGKEAFEVLSLNQLEGIRNASDAGLMVEVNALFVPEVNSGHLVEVAKIVRSLGAYKMNVIPAASNGNVGAPSVEELRCIQTECNACVSPQVVLHSPPTASYILASA, encoded by the coding sequence ATGACCCAAATCACAATAAGAAAGGAAAGCGCAACCAGCAGTTCCCCGCTGCTCTACGCAAAAGCCCAAGCACAAAAAAAGAGTTGCGCCCACATGCACCAAACCCTCCCAATCCCTGAAAGCCCAGCACATTTCAGGTTCAACAAGATAGAATTAACTGTAAAGTCAGAGTGCAACGTCGGCTCTAACTATTGTGATTCCAGCTCCGCTTTGACTGAAAGTAAAGTCTTAACCTCAAAAGACGCCATCCAGCAAGTAAGGATAGCTGCCAACCAAGACCCTCACCTCAATGCAATCGACATCTCAGGAACAGGCGACGCCCTCAACAGCGAAGTCACCTACAAAACACTGCGACTAATAGCGCAAGAGTTCCCCCACTTTACCCGAAGCATAACCACCAACGGTTTGCTCTTGCCAAGAAAACTTTCGCTACTAGAAGAACTTGAAGTAACTGCGATTCGAGTCAATGTAAACGCTGTGGACGCTGAGGTCGGCGCAAAGATGTATTCGTATGTGCGTTTAAACGGCAAGACTCTGCGGGGGAAAGAGGCGTTTGAAGTGTTGAGCCTAAACCAGCTTGAGGGCATCCGCAACGCCTCAGACGCAGGCTTGATGGTGGAAGTCAACGCGCTTTTTGTACCAGAAGTTAACTCTGGGCATCTGGTTGAGGTTGCAAAAATCGTACGCAGCTTAGGCGCTTACAAGATGAACGTTATACCCGCGGCTTCGAACGGAAATGTTGGCGCGCCATCCGTTGAAGAACTACGATGTATACAAACAGAATGTAATGCGTGTGTCAGTCCTCAGGTGGTACTGCATTCACCGCCAACGGCAAGTTACATACTTGCCAGTGCATAG